The Plasmodium gaboni strain SY75 chromosome 9, whole genome shotgun sequence DNA segment tttttttctgtaAATATAGGACCCTTTAAATTGCGACGCTATAACCcaaacaaatataaaaattaatgaaaatattgtatatttaaaaaaaaaaaaatatatatatatataatatttatatgttaattattatatgtgaattttttcaaaaacaaaatttttttgttcatttaatttatattttttatcatttaatatttcatgtcttctctttttttttttttttttttaaaggaAAAAGTTAGAGTGACGATGGATGCTCTTATAAGGAATAGAGATAATTTGGACGTCCTTGTTGATAAGAGCAAGGATCTTTCATGTAATGATTAATTAAAATACATACGCAAATAtgcatataatatatatatatatatatatatatataatataatataatatatggatttttatttttttattttatacttttatatttttagcAACGACAAAGCAGTTATTCAAACAAAGTAAAAAACTCAAGAAGAAGCAATGTTGCAGCATTATgtgatatataaatatatatatattatgtaaattttaattttatatttttttagttatttttattatgaatttttcttcttatatttatttatttatttattttatatactaTTTATGTAATACTTATTTCATTCTTAATTTGATTTTACtcatttgtttttttatatttttattatttttaaattaaagCACAAAAATGTGAACgtatatgaaaatttttaaattataaaatatttaatcatatataataaaaagacaacaacaataaatattaaaagaaaataaatgtgtactaatatatatatatatatatatatatatcaatacAAGATTGTTTAATAACatacataatatatgtatattacatttttttatatgtcTTTCATTcttcaaataataaaatgattGAAGAGgagaataataaaaaaaactaCAGTCCAATTACACAAAGTTTATATTTGAAGTTAAAGAACCCTATAAGCTTACATGTGAATGTTGAAAACTCTCCAACATCAAgcgaaaaaaaaagaagaatcATTTATAATAGAATAAGTTTCAGTAGTTTTTCAAATACTACATGTAgtgatatattaaaattaaataaatatttaaatatagaaaataacattttgttattagctttaaataattactcttttaaatttggattaataaataaattagattataaaatacaaaGTTTAAGATTACCTCATATTGAAATAATCGAACCATGGAAAGAATTAGACTATTTATTTCCCccatataaaaattataatattatagaaGAATGTATCTATTACTCTTTTAcaaatgtatataaattagatttaaaaaataaagatatatttataccTTTTTCTAGTAAAAATAGTATGAATGATTTTTCAAGTATTGGagatattttatttgaatCTTTTGAGGTTAAAAGTATTTGTTTTAAAGAGCCGTCTTTTGTTTCTTCCCTCATTATTTTAGAAGAActtaaaaatgaaaaagagaaattctcattttataatgaagatatcaaagaaaaggaaaataattatcataacAATAATATGAAGGATAATAAACAAAGTGATCAAAAAGATGAAAAGAATATACCAAATATATACGATAATTCACAAAGGAATtatacaataaaaaatataaaatataataataaaaataatgaatacTCAAATGAATGTCTAATACATTTAAAAGATTTGAATCTTTTCAATTTTACTGCTGTTATTATCAATATAGGAAGCACAAAAACGAGTTGCACCCCTATAATCAATGGTATACCTTTACTTGACCTTACTgaaatttattatataggAGGATATGATATAGATAATCaaatatatgaagaaatgaaaaaacATGAAAAACATCAAAAAGAAATATCTATAGATATTGCAAAAATTGCTAAAGAAAAACGTATCTTTACACCAagaaataaagaagaatgtgaatatttatctatgctttataaaaaaaatcctaagaattattttattagTCCTTTTGAATTAAatgttaataaaatatttgaatCAGCAGTTAATTCTACTGAAATATTCTTCTCTCCATATGCTCTAGATAACTATGTTAAAACAGACAGTTATAAAAACTTACATACCTATGATTTCaattttaatttcttaTTTGTAGGAAATACATTACCTACCGTTATATATAACACTATACAAAATTGCCCAATTGATTATAGAAAGGAATTGctaagaaatatttatcttACAGGAGGTTCGAGTATTATAAGAGGTTTTAGACAAAGATTAGAAAATGAACTCTATCAATTAATTAACAATGtcaatttttataataaagCTTGTATTCAAGTTCGTCTCTTTAAAAGGAAATTATTACAGAAATATGCTATATATTCAGGATCTCATTATTTTCTAGAAAATTTCAATTATGATTATTACAGTGTTTCAAGGCAAGATTATCAAGAGGAAGGGGAACGAATCTTAGAAAAATTTAGTTTACAAGGCAAATTATTGTATTAGTTGGAACTATTATAAGTAATATAAcatgtacatatatatatatatatatatatatatatatgtgcgTTACTGAAATAAAAACGTCTAATGCTATCTATACAAAAGTCATAAATGAATTTATGTctacatattattatatataggttgatgtatattttataaaatggaataaaatagaatattttgttttaattttaaaaaaaaataatcattaCGAGATAAATTCACATAactaaatatatatatatatatatatatataaagaaaaaaaaaatctttTGGACTGTTccaaatatttataaatatttattcatcatctataaataacatgtaatataattatacattttattttcatttaaataatatatgaacttaaattttttttttttaattatttctacacatacaaaaaaaaaaaaaaaaaaaatcaaaaatttaaaatcttttcaatatatatttgatgattttttttttttttttttttttttttttttttttttttttttttttttttttttttttttttttttttttttttttttttttttgttttatttaataattttataacattttaaaatataaacattgTAAGAAGACTTTCAGCTGTTATATGAcaagaaagaaaaaaaaaaaaataaaataatatgtgtatatatgtatatatatatttatttattt contains these protein-coding regions:
- a CDS encoding putative actin-like protein, whose amino-acid sequence is MIEEENNKKNYSPITQSLYLKLKNPISLHVNVENSPTSSEKKRRIIYNRISFSSFSNTTCSDILKLNKYLNIENNILLLALNNYSFKFGLINKLDYKIQSLRLPHIEIIEPWKELDYLFPPYKNYNIIEECIYYSFTNVYKLDLKNKDIFIPFSSKNSMNDFSSIGDILFESFEVKSICFKEPSFVSSLIILEELKNEKEKFSFYNEDIKEKENNYHNNNMKDNKQSDQKDEKNIPNIYDNSQRNYTIKNIKYNNKNNEYSNECLIHLKDLNLFNFTAVIINIGSTKTSCTPIINGIPLLDLTEIYYIGGYDIDNQIYEEMKKHEKHQKEISIDIAKIAKEKRIFTPRNKEECEYLSMLYKKNPKNYFISPFELNVNKIFESAVNSTEIFFSPYALDNYVKTDSYKNLHTYDFNFNFLFVGNTLPTVIYNTIQNCPIDYRKELLRNIYLTGGSSIIRGFRQRLENELYQLINNVNFYNKACIQVRLFKRKLLQKYAIYSGSHYFLENFNYDYYSVSRQDYQEEGERILEKFSLQGKLLY